One window of the Peptacetobacter hiranonis genome contains the following:
- a CDS encoding ABC transporter permease translates to MKKSQFIIKNIKNNKKSYILPFIITATISFIVSLILIISVSSLRYNLKYEKIYFGDYDAEISKLDENQIENVKNHISVGKTGEVLDTEETTDIFSELGYLKNYDKNSSNMLGLELAAGKYPIEENEIAIEKKSENLIRNYSVSEENISKSKENSKEDKNAYPYSIKIPVIDKNGNKKDKILVVTGAINEKYDNENWEKNIYVSKSYAYNVGYKKSEIIKFKDVGRCNVIKIQNSLKKLASDVGFDQSGIKLVSRIDYIKFIFLDNFCVTVALSLAILLVSYIILKNINRARLHRNIKDMAILEAIGASSAQIKNIVNIQAFILSIISVSIGVGINLLFILVLKIMCLSKINLSNTSGLFSLMQATSENIRFLDIFFIFVIIELLVFLSYILSSRKTVKTMLNMDIPSSINNPYAVYSEVKRDKGKGTCKAKISRKYKNKSKYKNKYDKKYKYNNTGKASIIIIFVILAFTASIVKSIDSGSESLYKNDVDYIVRNIDMYSENKSNLSLEKIFSNVAITDDMEENISKISGVTAIEKNYTTPVKYYENNSSAYVYGLYGIDDEELDNLIKSARYDNFDVEKFKRGNAICVHSMYAKEMGIDVGDKIKLEVLENGIQKKKTFEVVNISQITPDFAFIYQSAFDKGLAKNINSINIKCSDDKKKSVKIEIERMLESKSGNVEFVDCGEELDKNEAYISAINIIFSVVAGFAIILTIFNSINGSIYEIMSQSADFGVLMAIGISDKQLEEVISKKIEDRVAIPAILGVVIGSIFVFLMSKVLIEVSTIKLNISTPWILYLFIIITAILSVKIGTKYVCNKMKKLSPTDIINNV, encoded by the coding sequence TTGAAGAAATCTCAATTTATCATAAAAAATATTAAAAATAACAAAAAATCATATATACTTCCATTTATAATAACTGCAACAATATCTTTTATTGTTTCGTTAATTTTGATAATATCTGTGAGTTCTCTTAGATACAACTTAAAATACGAAAAAATATACTTTGGAGATTATGATGCGGAGATTTCAAAGTTAGATGAAAATCAGATTGAAAATGTAAAAAATCATATATCTGTAGGCAAAACAGGAGAAGTGTTAGATACTGAAGAAACTACGGATATTTTTTCTGAGTTAGGATATTTAAAAAATTATGATAAAAACTCATCAAATATGCTTGGGTTAGAGCTTGCTGCTGGAAAATATCCTATTGAAGAGAATGAGATAGCTATTGAAAAGAAGTCAGAGAATTTAATAAGGAATTATTCTGTATCAGAAGAAAACATTTCTAAATCAAAAGAGAATTCAAAAGAAGATAAAAACGCTTATCCATATTCTATAAAAATTCCTGTAATAGATAAAAATGGAAATAAAAAAGATAAGATATTAGTTGTTACAGGAGCTATAAACGAAAAATATGATAATGAAAACTGGGAGAAAAATATCTATGTTTCTAAAAGTTATGCGTATAATGTAGGATATAAAAAATCGGAAATTATAAAATTTAAAGATGTAGGTAGATGCAACGTAATAAAAATACAGAATAGCTTAAAAAAATTAGCTTCTGATGTGGGATTTGATCAATCTGGGATAAAACTAGTGTCTAGAATAGATTATATTAAATTTATATTTTTAGATAACTTTTGCGTTACTGTGGCCTTATCATTAGCTATATTACTTGTATCGTATATAATTTTAAAGAATATAAATAGAGCTAGACTTCATAGAAATATTAAAGATATGGCAATTTTAGAGGCGATAGGTGCATCATCAGCACAGATAAAAAATATAGTAAATATTCAAGCGTTTATTTTATCTATCATTTCTGTATCTATTGGAGTAGGAATAAATTTATTATTTATATTAGTTTTAAAGATAATGTGTTTAAGTAAAATCAATCTATCTAATACAAGTGGATTATTTTCTTTAATGCAAGCAACTAGTGAAAATATACGATTTTTAGATATATTCTTTATATTTGTGATTATAGAATTGCTTGTATTTTTATCGTATATTTTATCTTCAAGAAAAACAGTGAAAACTATGTTAAATATGGATATTCCATCTTCAATAAACAATCCGTATGCGGTTTATAGTGAAGTTAAAAGAGATAAAGGAAAAGGTACTTGTAAAGCAAAGATAAGTAGAAAATATAAAAATAAAAGTAAGTATAAAAACAAGTATGATAAAAAATATAAATATAATAATACTGGTAAAGCATCTATAATAATAATCTTTGTAATTCTTGCATTTACTGCATCTATTGTAAAAAGTATAGATTCTGGAAGTGAATCTTTATATAAAAATGACGTAGATTACATAGTTAGAAATATAGATATGTACAGCGAAAATAAAAGTAATCTTTCTCTAGAAAAAATTTTCTCTAATGTAGCTATTACAGATGATATGGAAGAAAATATTTCTAAAATATCTGGAGTAACCGCTATCGAAAAAAATTACACTACTCCTGTAAAATACTATGAAAATAATAGTTCTGCATATGTATATGGATTATATGGAATAGATGATGAGGAATTAGATAATCTAATAAAATCTGCAAGATACGATAACTTTGATGTGGAAAAATTTAAACGAGGAAATGCAATTTGTGTACATAGTATGTATGCAAAAGAAATGGGAATAGATGTAGGAGATAAGATTAAACTAGAGGTTTTAGAAAATGGAATTCAAAAGAAAAAAACATTTGAAGTTGTAAATATATCTCAAATAACTCCAGATTTTGCGTTTATTTACCAATCAGCTTTTGATAAAGGACTTGCAAAAAATATAAACTCGATAAATATAAAATGCAGCGATGATAAGAAAAAAAGCGTTAAGATTGAAATTGAAAGAATGTTGGAGTCAAAGAGCGGGAATGTGGAATTTGTTGATTGTGGAGAAGAGTTAGATAAAAATGAAGCATATATAAGTGCTATAAATATAATATTTAGTGTTGTAGCTGGATTTGCAATTATTCTAACTATATTCAACTCAATCAATGGATCTATATACGAAATTATGTCTCAAAGTGCTGATTTTGGAGTGCTTATGGCAATAGGAATAAGTGATAAACAATTAGAAGAGGTTATTTCAAAGAAAATAGAAGATAGAGTGGCTATTCCAGCTATATTGGGAGTAGTGATAGGTAGTATCTTCGTATTTTTAATGTCTAAAGTTTTGATAGAAGTTTCTACAATTAAGCTAAATATATCTACACCGTGGATATTATACTTATTTATAATAATAACAGCTATTTTGAGCGTAAAGATAGGAACGAAATATGTATGCAATAAGATGAAAAAGCTCTCTCCTACTGATATAATTAATAATGTATAA
- a CDS encoding MerR family transcriptional regulator produces the protein MKKTYSISEVSKLLNITVDTLRFYEKKDMIHPKINPNNKYRMYDMYNILEILDIIFYRNLDISVSDMYSIMNENDEKKALELFEKKRIDCRNRIRYEQQLLKKLDYLCSTMGPAISGNMSIKKKHFETSYILFEETEEESSAQKLVLKNIPSISNEEFVLGAVIKEYNSDLTEKATYYTIERQIVEDLFENDINRKESNLSKESIYEENKKNDKIINGFDALSMVVPSEGSKLNKKYIEKIKNYADENQIELENYILTHEINTTAYADKQHEYKEIYIKIKQR, from the coding sequence TTGAAAAAGACATACAGCATATCTGAAGTTTCAAAACTTCTCAACATAACAGTAGATACACTGAGATTTTATGAAAAAAAGGATATGATTCATCCAAAAATAAACCCAAACAACAAGTATAGAATGTACGATATGTACAATATTTTAGAGATACTAGATATAATTTTTTACAGAAATTTAGATATCTCTGTATCTGATATGTACTCAATAATGAACGAAAACGACGAAAAAAAGGCACTTGAGTTATTTGAAAAAAAGAGAATAGATTGTAGAAACAGGATAAGATATGAACAGCAGCTTTTAAAGAAACTAGATTATCTATGTTCTACAATGGGACCTGCAATCTCTGGAAATATGAGTATTAAAAAGAAACATTTTGAAACTTCGTATATTCTATTTGAAGAAACAGAGGAAGAGAGTAGTGCACAGAAATTAGTTCTTAAAAATATTCCGAGTATAAGTAATGAAGAATTTGTACTAGGTGCGGTAATAAAGGAGTATAATTCTGATTTGACTGAAAAGGCTACATACTACACTATTGAAAGGCAGATAGTAGAAGATCTTTTTGAAAATGATATAAATAGAAAAGAAAGCAATCTAAGTAAGGAAAGTATTTACGAGGAAAATAAAAAGAACGACAAAATAATAAACGGATTTGATGCTTTGAGTATGGTTGTGCCATCTGAGGGAAGTAAGCTAAATAAGAAATATATAGAAAAAATAAAAAATTATGCTGATGAAAATCAAATAGAGTTAGAAAATTATATACTAACTCATGAGATAAATACAACAGCTTATGCAGATAAGCAGCATGAATACAAGGAAATCTACATAAAAATTAAACAGAGATAA
- a CDS encoding MATE family efflux transporter: MNKDLTIDKKRINRQFMHYVIPSMIAMLFSGFYSIVDGLFVGNSIGNVGLAAINLVYPIQVVLNATATGVGIGGSVLVSIYRGEGKERDMEHSAMQTIILLLIFGAILPVFFLGTKGIILNFLGAEGAIYKGADDYITTILIGGMLPVLGNGLNPIVRNQGKPIIATQNMVAGLVTNIVLDYVFIYKMNLGMFGAALATITAQGVVATMNVIYVVKLNHKNFKMDYILPNITKIKRIMKIAVSPFGQTIVPSIIIILTNWKCIEYGGDGAVAIYSVISYVLACAQLLIQGIGDGVQPLFSYYFGANKERELHYVYNKAFFLCSIFSVFLMVMTMVFSVQLAKYFNISPELMNETALALKTTAFAYAFFGVTRVTSAYFYATNHTKFSNLLIYIEPIVIAPAMLWIFTELFGLSGVWMAYPAIQVILSSISLVLKSPNMEHKKELKVATVQ; this comes from the coding sequence ATGAATAAAGACTTAACAATAGATAAAAAAAGAATTAATAGACAGTTTATGCATTACGTAATACCATCAATGATAGCGATGTTATTCAGTGGATTTTACTCAATAGTCGATGGACTATTTGTAGGAAACAGTATAGGAAACGTGGGGCTTGCTGCGATAAACCTAGTTTATCCAATACAGGTTGTACTTAATGCAACAGCTACAGGTGTTGGTATAGGTGGATCTGTTCTTGTTTCTATATACAGAGGAGAAGGAAAAGAAAGAGATATGGAGCACAGTGCCATGCAGACAATAATACTTCTTCTAATATTTGGAGCAATACTTCCTGTTTTCTTCTTAGGTACAAAAGGAATTATACTTAACTTCTTAGGAGCAGAAGGCGCAATATATAAGGGAGCAGACGATTATATAACTACTATATTAATAGGTGGAATGCTTCCTGTTTTAGGAAATGGATTAAATCCAATAGTTAGAAATCAGGGAAAACCAATCATAGCTACTCAGAATATGGTAGCAGGTCTTGTTACTAATATCGTACTTGACTATGTATTTATATACAAAATGAATTTAGGAATGTTTGGTGCAGCTTTAGCGACAATAACTGCACAGGGTGTAGTTGCTACAATGAATGTTATATACGTTGTAAAATTAAACCATAAAAACTTTAAAATGGATTATATACTACCAAATATAACTAAAATAAAAAGAATAATGAAAATAGCAGTATCTCCATTTGGACAGACAATAGTTCCTTCAATAATAATAATACTTACAAACTGGAAATGTATTGAATACGGTGGAGATGGAGCAGTTGCAATATACTCAGTAATAAGCTACGTACTTGCATGTGCACAGCTTTTAATACAGGGAATAGGTGATGGTGTTCAGCCATTATTCAGCTACTACTTTGGAGCAAACAAAGAAAGAGAATTACACTATGTGTACAATAAAGCATTCTTCTTATGCTCAATATTCTCAGTATTTTTAATGGTTATGACAATGGTATTCAGCGTACAGTTAGCTAAATACTTCAACATATCACCAGAACTTATGAATGAAACAGCTTTAGCATTAAAAACAACAGCATTTGCTTATGCATTCTTTGGAGTTACAAGAGTAACAAGCGCATACTTCTATGCAACTAATCATACGAAATTCAGTAATTTATTAATATACATAGAGCCAATAGTTATAGCACCTGCTATGCTTTGGATATTCACAGAATTATTCGGATTATCTGGTGTATGGATGGCATACCCAGCAATACAGGTAATACTATCAAGTATAAGTTTAGTATTAAAAAGTCCAAACATGGAACACAAAAAAGAACTTAAAGTAGCAACAGTGCAATAA
- a CDS encoding PTS sugar transporter subunit IIC has product MMTILSGLGLLLLVLAGFSFFSFKMPKGSVAMGGMADAAVATFLVEAIHKYISGDLFGISFLAEVGSISGGMGGVASAIAVPIAMGANPVLSIVAGVACGGCGILPGFIAGYIVGFIIPIIEKKLPEGLNLIFGTLLIAPLARFIAIGATPLVDATLVQIGGTISAAAEQSPLVMGFLLGGIMKMICTSPLSSMALTAMLGLKGLAMGIAAIACFGGSFTNGFIFHGLKLGDKSNVIAVMLEPLTQAPLVTSNPIPIFCSNFFGGGFAGMGAAALGIINNAPGTASPIPGLLAPFAFNDPMKVVMALVIAAIGGSIAGFVGAKVFKNHKVTTKADLERRAGVIA; this is encoded by the coding sequence ATGATGACAATTTTATCTGGACTTGGTCTATTATTACTTGTACTTGCTGGGTTCTCATTCTTTAGCTTCAAGATGCCAAAAGGATCTGTAGCTATGGGTGGTATGGCAGATGCAGCAGTTGCTACTTTCCTAGTAGAAGCAATACACAAATACATCTCTGGTGATTTATTTGGTATAAGCTTCCTAGCAGAAGTTGGTAGTATTTCAGGAGGAATGGGTGGAGTTGCTTCAGCAATCGCAGTTCCTATAGCAATGGGTGCTAACCCAGTACTTTCAATCGTTGCCGGTGTTGCTTGTGGCGGATGTGGTATACTTCCTGGATTTATAGCTGGTTATATAGTTGGATTTATAATACCAATAATAGAAAAGAAATTACCAGAAGGATTAAACTTAATATTCGGTACTTTACTAATAGCTCCTCTAGCTAGATTTATAGCAATAGGTGCTACTCCATTAGTAGATGCTACTCTAGTACAGATAGGTGGAACAATATCTGCAGCAGCAGAACAGTCACCACTTGTAATGGGATTCCTTTTAGGTGGAATAATGAAGATGATATGTACATCTCCTCTAAGTTCAATGGCTTTAACTGCTATGCTTGGACTTAAAGGTTTAGCAATGGGTATCGCAGCAATAGCTTGCTTCGGTGGATCATTCACTAACGGATTTATATTCCACGGTTTAAAATTAGGAGATAAGAGTAACGTAATCGCAGTTATGCTTGAACCTCTTACTCAGGCACCACTTGTTACTTCAAACCCAATACCAATATTCTGCTCTAACTTCTTCGGTGGAGGTTTCGCAGGAATGGGTGCAGCAGCTTTAGGTATAATAAATAATGCTCCTGGTACAGCTTCTCCAATACCTGGATTATTAGCTCCATTCGCATTCAATGATCCTATGAAAGTTGTAATGGCTCTTGTTATAGCAGCAATCGGTGGTTCTATAGCAGGATTTGTAGGTGCTAAAGTATTCAAAAATCATAAAGTTACAACAAAAGCTGATCTTGAAAGAAGAGCAGGAGTTATAGCTTAA
- a CDS encoding response regulator — MKFYLVDDDKNIRKILKLIIEERNIGEVVGSYGNPEDAIEDLSVSSVDIVIVDLLMPNMDGIAFIKKAAEIDPSLAFVMISQVSSKDMISEAYENGIEFYIQKPINSIEVESVLKKVKDSLNLKRTVATVQNLFNNSLGSKDTTAPSEKTWLPKLKTVLQKLGIIGEIGSKDIITLIEYIIEKNRNIENVTLNELCSKFTDNPKSMEQRIRRAANTGMINLANLGIEDYSNDIFLEFATNLYNFEQVRKEMDYIRGKSTKHGNVKIRNFLNSLVLYVQN, encoded by the coding sequence ATGAAATTTTATTTAGTTGATGATGATAAAAATATAAGAAAAATATTAAAACTAATTATAGAAGAAAGAAACATAGGTGAGGTTGTCGGTTCGTATGGCAATCCTGAAGACGCTATAGAAGATTTGAGCGTTAGTAGTGTGGATATAGTTATTGTTGATTTATTGATGCCTAATATGGATGGTATAGCTTTTATAAAGAAAGCTGCTGAAATTGATCCATCTCTTGCTTTTGTTATGATATCTCAGGTTTCTTCAAAAGATATGATTTCTGAAGCATACGAAAACGGTATAGAATTCTATATACAAAAACCTATAAACAGTATAGAAGTTGAATCTGTTCTTAAAAAGGTAAAAGATTCCTTAAATCTAAAAAGAACTGTAGCAACTGTACAGAATCTATTTAACAATAGCCTTGGAAGTAAAGATACTACTGCTCCTTCTGAAAAAACATGGCTTCCAAAACTAAAAACTGTTCTTCAAAAGCTTGGTATAATAGGCGAAATAGGAAGCAAGGATATTATAACTTTAATAGAATACATCATAGAAAAGAATCGGAATATAGAAAATGTTACTTTAAATGAGCTTTGTTCTAAATTTACAGATAACCCTAAATCTATGGAACAAAGAATAAGACGTGCGGCAAATACTGGTATGATAAATTTAGCTAATCTTGGAATTGAAGACTATTCAAATGATATATTCCTTGAATTTGCGACAAACCTTTACAACTTCGAGCAAGTTAGAAAGGAAATGGACTATATAAGAGGAAAAAGTACTAAGCATGGAAATGTAAAAATTAGAAACTTCTTAAACTCTCTTGTACTTTATGTTCAGAATTAA
- a CDS encoding sensor histidine kinase — translation MDYLANLVELILRFSINTFEIKIQLCIIFVAISRSFIIWALITFLKKYHLTFMKEEHAVRYKKLMLLISKLNGEIIWMKKNTSLIEETMNSSYKLFNDMKKRGVDEEISKEALNVAKDIHEIKKEYVLILRGISEAMNLNLENNGMYISDIVNLLEGSTSDEATEKGKTVIFNNNFDENLYTDKEYFFMSIFRNLFTNSVEAAKDKEIVIDFKIELKTSTKKDIDEEYYSILIRDNGPGIDSEDILEIFEPGFSTKINFETGEINRGLGLNLVKDIVENQFNGSICVTSEPGNTSFVINIPKNELKVI, via the coding sequence ATGGACTATTTGGCAAATTTAGTAGAACTTATTCTTAGATTTAGCATAAATACATTTGAAATAAAAATTCAGCTTTGTATAATATTTGTTGCTATATCCAGATCATTTATAATATGGGCTTTGATTACCTTCCTAAAGAAGTACCATCTTACTTTTATGAAGGAAGAACATGCAGTTAGATATAAAAAGCTTATGCTACTAATTTCTAAACTAAATGGAGAAATAATTTGGATGAAGAAAAATACTTCATTAATAGAAGAAACTATGAATTCTTCTTATAAGCTATTCAATGATATGAAAAAACGGGGCGTTGATGAAGAAATATCAAAAGAAGCTCTTAATGTTGCTAAAGATATACACGAAATAAAGAAAGAATATGTCTTAATTCTTAGGGGAATTTCTGAAGCTATGAATTTAAACTTAGAAAACAACGGTATGTATATATCAGATATAGTAAATCTTTTAGAAGGTTCTACATCTGATGAAGCTACTGAAAAAGGAAAAACTGTTATTTTTAATAATAACTTCGATGAAAACCTATACACAGATAAAGAGTATTTCTTTATGTCTATTTTTAGAAATCTATTTACCAATTCTGTTGAAGCTGCTAAAGATAAAGAAATTGTAATAGACTTCAAAATAGAGCTTAAAACTAGCACAAAAAAAGATATAGACGAGGAATATTATTCTATTTTAATTAGAGATAACGGTCCTGGAATAGATTCAGAAGATATTTTAGAAATATTTGAGCCAGGATTTTCAACAAAGATAAATTTTGAAACTGGAGAAATAAACAGAGGGTTAGGGCTTAATTTGGTTAAAGACATCGTAGAAAATCAGTTTAACGGAAGTATATGTGTTACTTCTGAGCCTGGAAATACCTCTTTTGTGATAAATATTCCAAAAAATGAATTGAAGGTGATTTAA
- a CDS encoding TetR/AcrR family transcriptional regulator, with product MIRYYCKKGSDLSMKNNVDKNYFKDLNRKDYIEKAYEIITNEGTKAISIRRIAKEMGCSSTCLYRYFKNLDELLFYAHMGFLNCYLEDLENAEKTWKTVWDQHLGVWECYTRAAFRYPEAFDMIFLHENSKNLDTAVVEYYNMFPENLSGFKEHLKKMLETPGFYDRDFEMCMQCVDAGQISLENAKKMNHMECTLYMGYLKDILSNGIKEEDIEDRVRCFVREVKDIANFYADKFEYTGAII from the coding sequence ATGATAAGATATTATTGTAAGAAAGGAAGTGATTTAAGCATGAAGAATAATGTAGATAAAAATTATTTCAAAGACCTAAACAGAAAAGATTATATAGAAAAGGCGTATGAAATAATAACTAATGAAGGAACAAAGGCTATTTCGATAAGAAGAATTGCAAAGGAAATGGGATGTAGTTCTACATGTTTATATAGATACTTTAAAAATTTAGACGAGCTACTGTTCTATGCACATATGGGATTTTTAAATTGTTATCTTGAGGATTTAGAAAATGCAGAGAAAACATGGAAAACAGTATGGGATCAGCATCTAGGTGTATGGGAGTGTTATACAAGAGCAGCATTTAGATATCCTGAAGCATTTGATATGATATTTTTACATGAAAATAGCAAGAATTTAGATACAGCTGTGGTTGAATATTATAATATGTTTCCAGAAAATCTGAGTGGATTTAAAGAACATTTAAAAAAGATGCTTGAAACTCCTGGATTTTACGATAGGGACTTTGAGATGTGTATGCAATGCGTTGATGCAGGTCAGATAAGTTTGGAAAATGCAAAGAAGATGAACCATATGGAGTGTACTCTTTATATGGGATATTTAAAGGATATTCTTAGCAATGGTATTAAAGAAGAGGATATAGAAGATAGAGTTAGATGTTTTGTTAGAGAAGTAAAAGACATAGCTAATTTTTATGCAGATAAATTTGAATATACAGGAGCAATTATATAG
- a CDS encoding RNA-guided endonuclease TnpB family protein codes for MKKTITKTVKQYSYKIDDYKVEELLKIGKEYKNVKNYVYSRYSGIKSLLIIEKPRKIRDAWVSTKFYEQWKLPARYWKLALQDAIGNIKSGWSNTKNEIRTAAYNNEHLSTDDRYYINYILSANKLYYNVLNNINFDIPKKFVGKNLNIKYLNNLIKRYTRRYKGKVPYTNKINSFSIDTGLYRYSKNNTNENYIYISSMETRKRVAIKLRDSNKYNKTLKIKIIDNVLRINIPLEVESKENNNENIIGIDKGYRYLLATSNGNLYGEKLNYYLSKETERLNNKNANRNRFFALRRKYIEEGNTKKADNILKNNLGKKKYRKNKNKHNETVKSYINKNINEFIKSEKPKEVVMENLDFVNWDDRYPKSVKRKLSRWIKGYIRDRLEYKFKLNSIEFTYINPAYTSQICSKCGRFGVRNGDSFVCEYCGEIHADINASKNILERKYDKEIKMFTSYKKVKEILESRIADIK; via the coding sequence ATGAAAAAGACAATAACTAAAACTGTAAAACAATATTCCTATAAAATTGATGATTATAAGGTTGAAGAATTATTAAAAATAGGAAAAGAATATAAAAATGTTAAAAATTACGTATATTCAAGATATAGTGGAATAAAAAGTCTTTTAATCATTGAAAAACCTCGAAAAATCAGAGATGCATGGGTAAGTACAAAGTTTTATGAACAATGGAAATTACCAGCTAGATATTGGAAATTAGCATTACAAGATGCAATTGGAAATATAAAGTCTGGTTGGTCTAATACAAAAAATGAAATTAGGACTGCTGCTTATAATAATGAACATTTATCTACTGATGATAGATATTATATAAATTATATACTATCAGCAAATAAGCTTTATTATAACGTATTAAACAATATAAACTTTGATATTCCTAAAAAATTTGTAGGAAAAAACTTAAATATTAAATATTTGAACAACTTAATAAAAAGATACACTAGAAGATATAAAGGAAAAGTACCATACACAAATAAAATAAATTCTTTTTCGATAGATACAGGTTTATATAGATATTCAAAAAATAACACAAATGAAAATTATATTTATATATCTTCAATGGAAACAAGAAAAAGAGTAGCGATTAAATTGAGGGATTCAAATAAATACAACAAAACACTTAAAATCAAAATCATAGATAATGTATTGAGAATAAATATTCCATTAGAAGTGGAATCAAAGGAAAATAACAACGAAAATATTATAGGAATAGATAAAGGATATAGATACTTGCTTGCAACATCAAATGGAAATCTGTATGGAGAAAAACTTAATTATTATCTAAGTAAAGAAACAGAAAGATTGAATAATAAAAATGCTAATCGAAACAGATTTTTCGCACTTAGAAGAAAATACATTGAAGAAGGTAACACTAAGAAAGCAGACAATATACTTAAAAATAATTTAGGAAAGAAAAAATACAGAAAAAACAAAAATAAACACAATGAAACAGTTAAATCTTACATCAACAAAAATATCAATGAATTTATAAAGTCAGAAAAGCCGAAGGAAGTTGTAATGGAAAATTTAGATTTTGTAAATTGGGATGACAGATATCCAAAATCTGTAAAAAGAAAGTTATCTAGATGGATTAAAGGCTACATAAGAGATAGACTTGAATACAAGTTTAAATTAAATAGTATTGAATTTACATACATAAATCCAGCATATACAAGTCAAATTTGTAGTAAATGTGGAAGATTTGGTGTAAGAAATGGAGATTCATTTGTTTGTGAGTATTGTGGAGAAATTCATGCAGATATAAATGCAAGTAAAAATATTTTAGAGAGAAAGTATGATAAAGAAATAAAGATGTTTACAAGTTATAAGAAAGTTAAGGAAATACTAGAAAGTAGAATTGCTGATATAAAGTAA
- a CDS encoding GrdX family protein: MFEKEKCTIVTNNDRVADKYKDIMKVELVNSYEEVLIKARNMVYDRHRLLTHPQAGSLKPNQTPYRSIIVYPSDNSSNMDDVMMIEKAIETFNKFREIKETPKYEEKIANDYKTIDLSMIDNVMPRIQ, encoded by the coding sequence ATGTTTGAAAAAGAAAAATGTACTATAGTTACTAACAATGATAGAGTTGCCGATAAATATAAGGATATAATGAAAGTTGAATTGGTTAATTCATATGAAGAGGTTCTTATTAAGGCTAGAAATATGGTTTATGATAGACATAGACTGCTTACTCATCCACAGGCTGGTAGCTTAAAACCGAATCAAACTCCATACAGATCTATAATTGTATACCCATCTGATAACAGTAGTAATATGGACGATGTTATGATGATAGAAAAGGCTATTGAAACTTTTAACAAATTTAGAGAAATAAAAGAAACTCCAAAATATGAAGAAAAAATAGCTAATGATTATAAGACAATAGATTTATCTATGATAGATAATGTAATGCCAAGAATACAATAA